In a single window of the Terriglobus roseus genome:
- a CDS encoding DUF6734 family protein, producing MRAVFSFWSKPFTAYKGRIWATPMHHLLAWGLSVRLAQQHFDEVVLVTDKAGKSLLVDRLGLKFNDVSEHLQEFRDVDPGWWAFGKLVAYSMQTKPFCHIDNDVFLWKPLPPALLSSPVFTQCPEYHHTAWEWSGPGYVEEAFEAQHRKLPAEWTWARSLHPERFCEDNCGILGGTDVAFLQYFSTLAIELVTQNAPAWDRFSEKEGFNMIVEQFLLNACVRYHRAHPQSPFARVRMGYLFPSFEQAYEEDRAARAGFTHLLGDAKSHPAISRRLEERMQWESPDFYRHCMRLHRNGHATA from the coding sequence ATGCGTGCCGTGTTCTCGTTCTGGAGCAAACCGTTTACCGCGTACAAAGGCCGTATCTGGGCCACGCCCATGCATCATCTGCTGGCGTGGGGGCTATCGGTTCGGCTCGCGCAGCAGCATTTTGACGAGGTTGTGCTGGTTACGGACAAGGCTGGGAAATCGCTGCTGGTCGACCGGCTGGGGCTGAAGTTTAACGACGTCAGTGAGCATCTGCAGGAATTCCGCGATGTCGATCCGGGATGGTGGGCATTCGGCAAACTTGTGGCGTACAGCATGCAGACAAAGCCGTTCTGCCACATCGATAACGACGTTTTCCTGTGGAAGCCGTTGCCTCCAGCGCTGCTATCTTCCCCCGTGTTCACGCAGTGCCCGGAGTATCACCACACAGCCTGGGAATGGTCAGGCCCAGGTTATGTGGAGGAGGCATTCGAGGCGCAACATCGGAAACTGCCGGCGGAGTGGACATGGGCCCGGTCGCTTCACCCGGAACGCTTCTGTGAGGACAACTGTGGCATTCTCGGCGGGACGGACGTCGCCTTTCTGCAGTACTTCTCAACGCTCGCCATCGAACTGGTGACGCAGAACGCGCCCGCATGGGATCGTTTCAGCGAAAAGGAAGGCTTCAACATGATTGTGGAGCAGTTCCTGTTGAATGCCTGCGTACGCTATCACCGCGCCCATCCGCAGTCACCCTTTGCGCGTGTCAGGATGGGCTATCTCTTCCCCTCGTTTGAGCAGGCATACGAGGAAGATCGTGCAGCACGCGCAGGTTTCACGCATTTGCTGGGCGATGCGAAATCGCATCCAGCGATCTCGCGCCGGCTCGAAGAACGCATGCAATGGGAGTCACCTGACTTCTATCGCCACTGTATGCGGCTTCATCGCAACGGACACGCCACAGCCTGA